In Saprospiraceae bacterium, the sequence AGATAATTTTCATCCACCCCCATGACAGAGACCGTAGGATTGGTTTTTTCATTCTCATATTTCAAGGCTGCCCGGTTGGTCCCATTGAAAGATACTGCTACCACGCCATCAATATTGAGCTTCTCTTTAAAATCCATGGCCTGGCTAAAACTGATCTCCTCACCTCTTTTATTGGTACGACCATTTTGCCGTGTCTGGAAATCACCCCCTTTTGGGCTGATACTAAATGAATTGGCACCTAAAGACGAAAAATTGTCGCTCAGTGAAAATATCAAAGCATCGATGGCGGTCAGGATACCCACGAGGCAGATGATCCCAACAGCAATGATCATCAGGGTGAGCGTAGCGCGGGTGAGATTGGCCCTGATCGCAGACAGCGCCATTTTGAAATTTTCGAGAAGAAGCATCTACATCAGCTTTTTTAATACAATTAAGGTTATAAACTTACCGAAAATAGTCGGGTCGGGAGAAAAGCTTAGATCAAGTACAAGAATTATTAGACTAATGAAAGGCTTGATTTAGGATTGAAATGGGGGAGGTTAAATGGAAAACTCTATGGAAAATTCAAATTAAAAGGACATATACAAATCAAACTCAAATGTAAAGATCAAATTCAAAGGACAAATACAAATACAAGCTCAAATGTCAAAGGGCAACTTCAATCTCATTGGGGCTAAAATTCAAAGCTATATGGCAAAATAACGATGAAGTACTTCGCGCATCTCGTTGTAAATCACAGGGTTACCTGCCAATAATTCTGATTTAAACAGATAATCATCACTGCCATTAAAGTCAGATATCATGCCTCCGGCTTCAGTAATGAGGAGAGCACCCGCCGCGATGTCCCAAGGACTCAGTTTTAACTCAAAAAAGCCATCCATCCTGCCACAAGCTATATATGCCAGATCTATTGCAGCAGCTCCCATCCGGCGCAAACTTTGAGTATTATAAAAAAAGTATTCCAGGGCTTTAATATAAGCGTCCATGCCTTCAAAATTTCGATGTGGAAAACCTGTAGCAATCAACGCTGAAGACAATGCCGGTGCCTCACTGACCTTGATTCGCTGACCGTTGAGATAGGCTCCGGCGCCCTTGACCGCATGGAATATTTCCTGCAGGTTAGGTACATATATAATACCAAGCACTATCTCGCCATCATGCCTTAGAGCTACGCTCACACAATACAAAGGTATGCGGTGCAAAAAATTGGTAGTACCATCCAGTGGATCGATGACCCATTCCCATTCTCCGCCGGGATGATGCTCAATGGTGGCTTCTTCTGTGAGGAAATGTGAGCCCGGCAAGATGAGTTTTAAGCCTGATACCAGCTGTTGCTCTGCCGTTTTATCCACATAGGAGACTAAATTATTCAGTCCCTTTTCTTCAATATCGCTATTTGAAAAAAGTTTTTGCTGGCCGGAGATCCAATCCCCTACTTCGACTACCAGGTTTTGAACAGAGGGATATATCTGAGCTATTTCCACACTGATTACCCCATTTCAGACACGACTTCCTTCACTTCCGGAATCATGCGTTTGAGCATACCTTCAATCCCTGCTTTGAGCGTCACAGTAGAAGAAGGACAACCGCTACAAGAACCCTGCATGATCACATATACGGTGCCCTGGTCGAAAGCTTTAAACTCTATATTGCCACCATCCATTTCTACGGCTGGTTTGACATATGTCTCGATCAGCTCTTTGATCCTTTTGACCAGTTCGGCATCGGCCTCGCTGTATTGGATGGTAGAGTTGTCTTTTTCCTGTTGATCCATATATGCCTGGTACCCTTCGGCGATAATCGGCTTGTCATCAGCTATCCAGGATTTGATATATTCTTTCAGCTCGAGCATGATGTCATTCCACTCGACAGCGCTTTCTTTGGTGATCGTGACAAAATTATTGCACATATACACCCCCTTGACAAAAGGAAATTCGAATAAAGCAGATGCAAAAGGCGACCAGTCAAAGGCCTGATCGGCCTGTTTAAAGTCAGCGATACCTTTATAGAGGATACGATTGAGTACAAACTTGAGGGTCTCCGGGTTGGGAGTCTGCTCTGTGTACAACATGACGGGGCTTTTAGCTAAAGTTTCCATTGTTATTAAGACTGAATGTAAATAAGGAACAAAAATACGAGAAACTGGTTCATTTAGAGCGGTTTTATGCAACTATTAGAATATTAGGCTAGTAGCTATAAAAAATGATACCTATTATTGAAATTTTATCAAGAATTTATAGTCCTCTCTACGAGAGTTTTTTCTACGGGGTGCAGTGTTTAAAATGGCTCAGGAACCCTAAAAATCTGAGCGGGAAACGGGACTCGAACCCGCGGCCCTTAGCTTGGGAAGCTAATGCTCTACCAACTGAGCTACTCCCGCTTAATCAATTCGATTCAAAGTGTTTGTAAAAATAATGCCTTTTAGTAGCAATATTATTTGTGAATTGGATTTAATTTTAATTGTAAAATTTAAAAAGTTTATTTTAAGATCTCAATAACCTTCTGTTTTGCTTCAATATTATAGTAAATTGGCCTTTATAAAAACATCTATCTATGTCTGATCGAAGAAAATTTATCAAAACCACGGGATTGGCGCTGGCAGGATCCACTTTGTGGTCAGGTGTACAAGGATCACCATTTGTTACGATTAACAGAAAAAACCCTCCCTCTGACACGCTGCGATTTGGAGCCATCGGCATCAACGGGATGGGATGGAGCAATACCAGGGCTGACATCAAAATGCCTAATGCTCAGCTCGTAGCGCTTTGCGATATTGATCAGTCAGTGCTAGATAAAAGGATGGGCGATCTTAAAGGTCTCGGGGTCGATGCTGCAAAAGTAAAAACCTATAAAGACTACCGGAAGCTTTTGGAAGAAAAAGAGATTGACTTTGTGATCATCGGCACCCCGGACCACTGGCATCCATTGATTACGATAGCTGCCTGCCAGGCCGGCAAAGATGTGTATTGTGAAAAACCTATCGCCAACAGCATCGGGGAGGTTTTAATGATGGAACAAGCACAAAAAAAATATAACCGTGTCATCCAGGTTGGTCAATGGCAACGCAGTCAAAAACATTTCAGAGATGCTATCGATTATGTTCATTCAGGTAAGTTGGGTCAGATCCGCATGGTAAAAACCTGGGCCTTCCAGGGTTGGATGAAACCGGCTCCGAAAGGCGTGGTGCTGCCAGTACCACCCGGTGTAGACTATGATATGTGGCAGGGACCTGCCAAACACCGGCCGTTCAAGACAGAACATTTCCACTTCAATTTCAGATGGTTTTGGGAATATGCAGGGGGCTTGATGTGTGATTGGGGGGTCCATATTATAGACTATGCACTCTTTGGGATGAATGCCACGATGCCTAAAACGGTAGCTGCTCTTGGAGGCAAGTTTGCCTATCCTGATCTTAGCCATGAGACCCCGGATACTCAATCTACGATCTACGAATTTGATAATTTTATCCTGAGTTGGGAGCACGCTTTGGCGATAGACAATGGGCCTTATCATCGCGATCATGGCATTGGATTTATAGGCAATAACGGTACCCTCGTAGTGGATCGTAATGGCTGGGAAGTGATTGAGGAAGCTGCGGTGAAGACCAAGGTAATGGAGCCCATGCATCTCAAAGAAGACAATGGAGTACAATTGCATATGGAAAACTTTGCAGGTGTAGTGAGAAACAGGAAAATGAATGAACTCAACTGCCCCATCGAGACAGCCGCCCTGGTGGCAAAAGTGTGCCAAATGGGCAATATCGCTTACAGAAGCGGCAAAAAACTCACCTGGGATAAGTCTAAACAACAATTTACTGACAAATCAGTGAATAAGCAGTACCTCATGCCTAAGTATGAGAATGGTTGGAAACTAGAAGTATAGAATTATTTTGATTTACTTTTAGTAGCAAAATCCAATTCATGCTGAGCAAAGCACCTTCTTCAATATTGTCAGCTTTTCGACCATTGATATTTATTGTTGGCGTCGCGTTTAGACTCAATGAATTACCTAAATAAATATCTTCCTTTAACAGATTTATAGCAACCTTTGAAGGCTTCAAATATCGAATTGCAATGCAAACTTTCAAGTGGAAGCCCTACCTTCACCAAATGAAATTTGCTACCAAAGTCATCCATTCGGGTATAGAACCTGATCCCTCTACAGGAGCCATTATGACGCCTATCTATCAAACATCTACGTATGTGCAGGCTGCTCCAGGTGATCACAAAGGATATGAATATGCACGAACTCAAAATCCTACCCGATCCGTCCTGGAAGCCAACCTGGCGGCTTTAGAAAATGGTCGCCATGGGATCTGCTTTGCGAGTGGTTTAGCGGCCCAGGATGCCGTCATGAAACTGCTTTCTCCCGGCGAGGAGATACTATCTACCAATGATCTGTATGGTGGATCCTTTCGTCAGATGCGTCGGGTGTACGAGAAGTATGGCATCAAATCCACTTTCGTCAATCTATCAGATGCAAAGACAGCAGAGGAACATATCAAGCCAGGCATCAAGCTCCTGTGGGTAGAGACCCCTACCAATCCCATGTTGAATATCATTGATCTCGAACTGGTATGTGGCCTGGCAAAAAAACATGGGATCCTGGTATGTGTAGACAATACATTTGCATCACCTTATCTGCAGAATCCACTTGATTATGGGGCAGACATTGTATTACATTCAGCCACAAAGTATATCAATGGCCACTCAGATGTGGTGCACGGTGCCTTGATCGTCAAATCCCAGGAACTGGCTGATCAGTTACATTTCATTCAAAACGCGACTGGAGCTGTGCCTGGCCCCATGGATTGTTTTCTGGTCTTGCGTGGCATTAAGACGATGCATATACGAGTACAACGGGCATGTCAGAACGCTGCCCGCATCGCTCATCATCTGGCACAGCATCCCAAAGTATCTAAAGTGTATTATCCGGGGTTTGCTTCGCACCCCAATCATGCGGTCGCTAAAAAACAAATGCGTGATTTTGGCGCCATGGTCTCCTTTGACCTTGTAGATAACAGACAAGATCCTGTATTTAAGATATTGAGCAATACCAAATTGTTTTCCCTCGCTGAATCTTTGGGCGGAGTCGAATCATTGATTGGACATCCGGCGTCCATGACTCATGCCTCTATTCCAAAAGAAGAACGACTCAAAACAGGGTTGACTGATTCACTCATTCGCCTGAGTGTAGGTATAGAAGATGTGGAGGACCTGATTGAAGATCTCGATCGTGCACTTACCTATGGCTGATCACAGGCAGAGTATCAAACAGTGGTCCACCCAAGATAAACCACGGGAAAAACTGATGGATAAAGGTGTTGGGACTTTAAGTGATTCTGAATTGCTCGCTATTCTCATATCTTCCGGTACGAAGGATCTTAGTGCGCTGGATGTTGCCCGCAATCTCCTTAATCTGGCAGACAACAGTTTACACAATCTGTCAGGAATGTCCCTGAAAGATTTGCGAAAAATAAAGGGTATCGGAAGTGCTAAAGGAGTGACCATACTCGCTGCCATAGAACTGGGTATGCGAAGACTTCATGAGATCAGGCCGCAAAAACAACCCATCACGAAAAGCGCAGAAAGTGCTTTCTTGTTCGAGATTATCCGGCATAGCAAACAGGAAGAGTTCTGGTTAGCCTGCTTCAATCGGGCCATGATCCCTGTATACGTAGGAAGAGTACATCTGGGTGGCATCTCAGCGGTTTCGGCAGACCAGCGGATCATTTACAAAACAGCATTGGAACATCATGCATCCTCCATCATCGTGGCACATAATCATCCCAGCGGCACACTCAAACCCAGCAAAGCTGATCTGGAGGTCACCAAAATGCTTAAATCTGCAGGAGACTTGCTGGAGATCAAACTAACCGATCACCTGATACTGACCGAAGACGCTTATTTTAGTTTTGCAGACGAAGGATTGATATGATCTAAAATCCATAATCACAAGTTCCGTATTTTTGCATCCATCCATGGCGGAAGCAAAACAAAAATTTAATTATTCTCTGCTGCGCAGAGTACTACAACTTTCATTTCCCTATAAAAAACTTTTTTATTGGACGATATTTCTTGCGATCATCCAAGCCCCAATAGGCATCCTGAGGCCTCACCTGATCAATGTGATGGTGGATGAAAACATCATGAAAAATACACTGTCCGGATTGGGCAGACTGGTGATGTGGTATATGCTTGTGCTGGTGGGGTCAGTTTGGCTGAGATATATTTTTATATTGGCTACCAATCAATTAGGGCAATCCATTGTGAGAGATTTAAGGACACGGGTATTTAATCATATTATAGATCTTAAGCTGGCTTTTTTTGACAAGACTCCTATCGGCACTTCTACTACGCGTACCATCAATGATATCGAATCGATCAATGAAGTGTTCTCCGAAGGCGTCATCACTATACTTGCAGATATATTGGGTTTGATAGCAGTATTAATCATCATGTTTGTGGTGAGCTGGAAGCTTAGCCTGGTTTGTTTGACTACTTTGCCCTTCTTAATTTATGCCAGTTACCTCTTCAAAGAAAAAGTAAGAATATCTTTTCAGCAAGTAAGAAGTCATATAGCACGGATGAATTCATTTTTACAAGAGAGAATTTCCGGCATGAGGATTATTCAAATTTTCAATTCTGAGGAGCAAGAAAAATCCAAATTTAAAAAAATCAACAAAGACTATACCACAGCCAATATCAATGGTATATTTTATTATGCTGTCTTTTTTCCAGTAGTAGAATTGATCTCGGCGACCTCCCTGGCACTCATGGTGTGGTGGGGGGCTAACGGGGTGATTCAAGGAGAGGTTACTCTCGGCGCTTTAGTGGCCTTCCCGATCTATCTTACGATGCTATTCAGGCCTATTCGATTTATGGCAGACAAATTTAATACGCTGCAAATGGGGCTTGTGGCAGCGGAGAGAGTATTTGGCATTCTCGACAATACTGAAAGAATTGATAATAAAGGCACTGTAGTTGGAAAAAAATTAAACGGTGATATTGAGTTTGATGCGGTGAGATTTGGATATATTGAAAATCAGGAAGTGCTCAAAGGTATAAGCTTCAAAGTGCCAGGCCACACCACTTTGGCGATTGTAGGAAGTACAGGCTCAGGCAAAACGACCATCATCAGTGTCCTTGACAGGCTCTACGACATTCAACAGGGTACGATAAAAATAGATGGTAAAAACATTCAAGACTACGAACTCAGCTATCTGCGTAGCAGAATCGGAGTGGTCTTGCAGGATGTGTTTTTGTTTGGTGGCACCGTATTGGAAAACATTACTTTTAGACAAGGAGATATTCCCGAAGCGGAAGTAATTAATGCCGCCAAACAGATCGGGGCTCATGAATTCATCGAGAAATTGCCTGGAGGGTATGATTTTATCATCTCAGAGCGGGGATCCAATCTATCTATGGGACAGAGACAACTCATCTCTTTTGTGAGGGCCCTGGTGTTTAATCCGGATATCCTGATCCTGGATGAAGCCACATCGTCCATAGATCCCGAATCAGAATCTGTGATACAATATGCCATAGAAAAACTCATCGAAAAACGAACCTCTATCATCATAGCTCACCGGCTAAGCACCATACGCCATGCTAACCAGGTCATGGTCATGGATCATGGAGAAATCAAAGAAATCGGCACCCATGAAGAGCTCCTGGATCACCCAAGTGGATTCTATAGAAAGCTGTATGAATATCAGTTTTCGCGTATGGCAGAGGTAGATTAGGCAGTTTAAAAGACTTATTGCATTAGTTCGTCGATAAACCTGGAGAAATGAACCCTATTTGAGGTTAAATTTGTTATACTTTTTACAAACAGAAATCAAACTATCATGCAAACCAAACGATTTTCTACAACAGAGACCATTATGGGACTGATATTTATGGCAGCCATAGTATGGTTTATTTTCTTTTTATTTAAAAGCATATATAGTATCCTTGCGTTAGCAGCACCATTTTTGATTATCGCTGCCCTGGTCATCAATCGCAAAGTCGTATTGAGTTATGGCAAGATGGTACTTGGGCTCCTGCAGAAAAATACCATCACCGGAGTATTGGCCGTTTTACTTACCATTTTTGCGTTTCCATTTGTAGCGGCGATCTTACTTGCACTGGCGATCATGAATAAAAAAGCAGATACGATCATCGAGGGCGAGCGCTTAAAAAGAGATGGGATTCCGACAGATTTCAGAGAGTTGTCTTCTGCACCTAAAAAAGAATATGATGAGCTTTTTAAAAAATAATCTGAGCCTTATTTTTTCTTTTTCTGCAAACTTGAAAAAATAACCCAGGCCTGTTAAAATCAACCTGCTGGCGTGACCATATTTGAGTTCTATTTCCGATAGGCCTTAAAATTGAATTGCTTATTATTATCTTGCCCGATATGGCAGTTCTGGCTCTGATGATCCTATGTATTTATTCAGCTTTGATAGGTTTGGGCTTGTTGACATGGCATAGAGTGATACAAGCCCCCGTAAACCACTCCATACCGTCTGGCCAATCCATCAGCATAATCATCCCATATAGGAATGAAGCACGCTCCTTACCTCAGCTTTTGTCTCACCTTGATCGACAGGATTTGGACCCCGCGTTATGGACTTGTTTTTTTGTAAATGACCATTCGGAAGATGAGGGACCACAGATGATAGCTTCCCGCTTAAAACCCAACTACAGGATGCTGGATGCCATCGGGTCAGGGAAAAAAAATGCCATCAAAACGGCATTAGCCAGCATAGAGACCAGATCGATCGTGCAGACTGATGCTGATTGTTTGATGGGGGAGGCTTGGCTGTCGTCTTACCAATCTTTGGCTGGGAAGGATGAAAATATATTCTGTACTGCCCCAGTGGTGATTGTTCAACCACTCAGTATTTTAGATCATCTCCAGATGTTAGAAATGATGGCGTTGATGGGCATGACACTGGCTGGCATAGAGTCTGGCCGCTGGTATATGGCTAATGGAGCAAATATGTATTATTCAAGAGAGCTGGCTATCAGGCACTACTCAGACAAGGCCCCTGAGAAAGCATTTGCCTCAGGTGATGATATGGGTTTGGTCTATGCGGCCGCATCTGAACCCAATTATAAAATAAAATTTAATCTTCATCCAGATTCCATTGTGACTACCCCTTCTATCAATGGAATGAACCATTTGATCAGTCAAAGACTGAGGTGGAGTACAAAAAATTATAGTTCCAAAGACGGGGGCATGAAAGTAGCACTTGCTATTGCATTGTCTATCAATGTGACCAATGTCCTATTTGTCATTTTGACCTTATTCTATCCATCCTTATTTCCAGCTACTTTGATGATGTGGGTGAGTAAATTGACAATTGATTATTTATACCTCAAGTCAATGTCCTCATTTTATCATTATGGTATGCCGGTCGGCAAATATTTGTTATCATCTCTGATCTATCCTTTTTATATCAGTTTTGTCTTCATCTTGAGTATTTTTAAACGGAATTATGAGTGGAAAGGAAGGATCGCCAGATAATAAGCCAGCATATGACTATATCGTCGTAGGCTCCGGCTTTGGTGGCAGTGTGTCAGCCATGAGACTGGCACAGAAAGGATACCGGGTACTTATAATAGAAAAAGGCCGTCACTATACCTCGAGTGATTTTCCCAAGTCTAACTGGAATTTGCGCAAATATCTGTGGGTACCTGCACTCCATTGGTTTGGGTTTCTTAAACTAACCTTTTTTAAAAAATTATTTGTGCTGTCTGGAGTAGGCGTAGGTGGTGGCAGCCTGGTGTATGCCAATACTTTAATGGAACCCATGGATCCATTTTATAAGCATATACCCCTTCAGGATCACGATTGGAAGTCAACCCTAAGGCCATTTTTTGAAAAAGCCAAATTTATGTTGGGAGCCACTCCTGCAAAAAATCATTATGCAGATGATGTACTGCTCAAAGAGACTGCTGTAGAAATGGGATTTGAGAAGAGCTATAAGGGTGTCGATGTAGGCGTTTATTACGATGAAGACCAAACCCCCAAAGATCCCTATTTTAATGGCGAAGGCCCTATCAGAAAACCCTGTATCGAATGTGCGGGCTGCATGGTTGGGTGCAGGTACAATGCAAAAAATACGCTGGATAAAAACTATCTCTGGTTTGCTCAAAAATATGGAGCAACCATACTCGCTAACACAGAAGTCATAAAAGTTGAGACAGAACCCATCGGTGAATGTTATAAAATAACCACTAAAAAAGTAAATGCCTCAGGTGAGTCCGGTGTATTCATTTCGAAAGGCATCGTTTTTTCTGGCGGTGTACTTGGTACGTTAAACCTTTTATTCAGACAAAAATATCAGTATAAAACATTACCTGGCCTGTCTGACACTTTGGGTAAAAACATCCTCAGCAATTCAGAGTCCATCAGTGGTGTCATCGCTACCAAAGAAAAAATGAATTATGGAGTTGCGATCAGTTCGATCATTCAAGCGGACGAACACACACAGATAGAGCTATGTAAATTTCCAGATGGATCAGGATCATTGTTTAGAATGGCTTTTCTGGCCACAGGGGATGGTGCCCCTTGGATCAGAGCCTTGAAGGTGATCACAAATGTAGTCAGACATCCGATCACTACGATTAAATGGATCATAAAGGGTCATGATGCCCGACACGGCCTGGTCGTCCTGGTCATGCAGAGTCTTAAAAATGCGTTGGCGATGAAATGGACAGGAAGGAAAATGAGTTTGACTACCGGGCCGGGTGAACCCACTATACCGGTTTTTATCCCTGCGGGGTATAAAGCGATGAATATACTGGCCAGAAAGACAAATGGTGTCGCAGTACATGCACTGACCGAAAGCCTCCTCAATATGGCCACTACTGCCCACATCCTCGGAG encodes:
- a CDS encoding ABC transporter ATP-binding protein — translated: MAEAKQKFNYSLLRRVLQLSFPYKKLFYWTIFLAIIQAPIGILRPHLINVMVDENIMKNTLSGLGRLVMWYMLVLVGSVWLRYIFILATNQLGQSIVRDLRTRVFNHIIDLKLAFFDKTPIGTSTTRTINDIESINEVFSEGVITILADILGLIAVLIIMFVVSWKLSLVCLTTLPFLIYASYLFKEKVRISFQQVRSHIARMNSFLQERISGMRIIQIFNSEEQEKSKFKKINKDYTTANINGIFYYAVFFPVVELISATSLALMVWWGANGVIQGEVTLGALVAFPIYLTMLFRPIRFMADKFNTLQMGLVAAERVFGILDNTERIDNKGTVVGKKLNGDIEFDAVRFGYIENQEVLKGISFKVPGHTTLAIVGSTGSGKTTIISVLDRLYDIQQGTIKIDGKNIQDYELSYLRSRIGVVLQDVFLFGGTVLENITFRQGDIPEAEVINAAKQIGAHEFIEKLPGGYDFIISERGSNLSMGQRQLISFVRALVFNPDILILDEATSSIDPESESVIQYAIEKLIEKRTSIIIAHRLSTIRHANQVMVMDHGEIKEIGTHEELLDHPSGFYRKLYEYQFSRMAEVD
- a CDS encoding NifU family protein — protein: METLAKSPVMLYTEQTPNPETLKFVLNRILYKGIADFKQADQAFDWSPFASALFEFPFVKGVYMCNNFVTITKESAVEWNDIMLELKEYIKSWIADDKPIIAEGYQAYMDQQEKDNSTIQYSEADAELVKRIKELIETYVKPAVEMDGGNIEFKAFDQGTVYVIMQGSCSGCPSSTVTLKAGIEGMLKRMIPEVKEVVSEMG
- a CDS encoding inositol monophosphatase, producing MEIAQIYPSVQNLVVEVGDWISGQQKLFSNSDIEEKGLNNLVSYVDKTAEQQLVSGLKLILPGSHFLTEEATIEHHPGGEWEWVIDPLDGTTNFLHRIPLYCVSVALRHDGEIVLGIIYVPNLQEIFHAVKGAGAYLNGQRIKVSEAPALSSALIATGFPHRNFEGMDAYIKALEYFFYNTQSLRRMGAAAIDLAYIACGRMDGFFELKLSPWDIAAGALLITEAGGMISDFNGSDDYLFKSELLAGNPVIYNEMREVLHRYFAI
- the radC gene encoding DNA repair protein RadC, which encodes MADHRQSIKQWSTQDKPREKLMDKGVGTLSDSELLAILISSGTKDLSALDVARNLLNLADNSLHNLSGMSLKDLRKIKGIGSAKGVTILAAIELGMRRLHEIRPQKQPITKSAESAFLFEIIRHSKQEEFWLACFNRAMIPVYVGRVHLGGISAVSADQRIIYKTALEHHASSIIVAHNHPSGTLKPSKADLEVTKMLKSAGDLLEIKLTDHLILTEDAYFSFADEGLI
- a CDS encoding glycosyltransferase; translated protein: MAVLALMILCIYSALIGLGLLTWHRVIQAPVNHSIPSGQSISIIIPYRNEARSLPQLLSHLDRQDLDPALWTCFFVNDHSEDEGPQMIASRLKPNYRMLDAIGSGKKNAIKTALASIETRSIVQTDADCLMGEAWLSSYQSLAGKDENIFCTAPVVIVQPLSILDHLQMLEMMALMGMTLAGIESGRWYMANGANMYYSRELAIRHYSDKAPEKAFASGDDMGLVYAAASEPNYKIKFNLHPDSIVTTPSINGMNHLISQRLRWSTKNYSSKDGGMKVALAIALSINVTNVLFVILTLFYPSLFPATLMMWVSKLTIDYLYLKSMSSFYHYGMPVGKYLLSSLIYPFYISFVFILSIFKRNYEWKGRIAR
- a CDS encoding GMC family oxidoreductase — its product is MSGKEGSPDNKPAYDYIVVGSGFGGSVSAMRLAQKGYRVLIIEKGRHYTSSDFPKSNWNLRKYLWVPALHWFGFLKLTFFKKLFVLSGVGVGGGSLVYANTLMEPMDPFYKHIPLQDHDWKSTLRPFFEKAKFMLGATPAKNHYADDVLLKETAVEMGFEKSYKGVDVGVYYDEDQTPKDPYFNGEGPIRKPCIECAGCMVGCRYNAKNTLDKNYLWFAQKYGATILANTEVIKVETEPIGECYKITTKKVNASGESGVFISKGIVFSGGVLGTLNLLFRQKYQYKTLPGLSDTLGKNILSNSESISGVIATKEKMNYGVAISSIIQADEHTQIELCKFPDGSGSLFRMAFLATGDGAPWIRALKVITNVVRHPITTIKWIIKGHDARHGLVVLVMQSLKNALAMKWTGRKMSLTTGPGEPTIPVFIPAGYKAMNILARKTNGVAVHALTESLLNMATTAHILGGCPMGLDDTTGVIDKNFAVHNYKNMYILDGSVIPANIGVNPSLTITCLAEYAMDKINNKN
- a CDS encoding Gfo/Idh/MocA family oxidoreductase; the encoded protein is MSDRRKFIKTTGLALAGSTLWSGVQGSPFVTINRKNPPSDTLRFGAIGINGMGWSNTRADIKMPNAQLVALCDIDQSVLDKRMGDLKGLGVDAAKVKTYKDYRKLLEEKEIDFVIIGTPDHWHPLITIAACQAGKDVYCEKPIANSIGEVLMMEQAQKKYNRVIQVGQWQRSQKHFRDAIDYVHSGKLGQIRMVKTWAFQGWMKPAPKGVVLPVPPGVDYDMWQGPAKHRPFKTEHFHFNFRWFWEYAGGLMCDWGVHIIDYALFGMNATMPKTVAALGGKFAYPDLSHETPDTQSTIYEFDNFILSWEHALAIDNGPYHRDHGIGFIGNNGTLVVDRNGWEVIEEAAVKTKVMEPMHLKEDNGVQLHMENFAGVVRNRKMNELNCPIETAALVAKVCQMGNIAYRSGKKLTWDKSKQQFTDKSVNKQYLMPKYENGWKLEV
- a CDS encoding PLP-dependent transferase, whose protein sequence is MKFATKVIHSGIEPDPSTGAIMTPIYQTSTYVQAAPGDHKGYEYARTQNPTRSVLEANLAALENGRHGICFASGLAAQDAVMKLLSPGEEILSTNDLYGGSFRQMRRVYEKYGIKSTFVNLSDAKTAEEHIKPGIKLLWVETPTNPMLNIIDLELVCGLAKKHGILVCVDNTFASPYLQNPLDYGADIVLHSATKYINGHSDVVHGALIVKSQELADQLHFIQNATGAVPGPMDCFLVLRGIKTMHIRVQRACQNAARIAHHLAQHPKVSKVYYPGFASHPNHAVAKKQMRDFGAMVSFDLVDNRQDPVFKILSNTKLFSLAESLGGVESLIGHPASMTHASIPKEERLKTGLTDSLIRLSVGIEDVEDLIEDLDRALTYG